In Zea mays cultivar B73 chromosome 7, Zm-B73-REFERENCE-NAM-5.0, whole genome shotgun sequence, the following proteins share a genomic window:
- the LOC103632560 gene encoding pentatricopeptide repeat-containing protein At4g02750 has protein sequence MPSPTLGHWRRRSLRATTALLLRLRDAAGPTTPRRLLLQSMAVVLTSGLSFSHPVLASRLLNSLLPHVPARRLPALLRLLPPDHLTLLLLSSAKHHHAQSLPAACALHALGLSYGHLPSDLRLANSLLSLYLSHGSTASARRLLADIPRPDTVTWNTLLRSFLRMGLLPAARRLFDEMPERDLVTYNSMLSGYAAEGDIANARELFDGMPERDVVTWNSMLAGYAQRGDMESAKRLFDVMPVRDVVSWNSMLDGYAQTGDIEMTRMVFDGMPRRSTVSWNVVLALYAKVKDWHECLNLFDAMMAVGGSKPNEKTFVSVLTACGHLGDLERGRWVHHLVHESWERLLPDVLLLTAMMTMYAKCGVMGTAKEIFDLMTERSVASWNSMIIGYGLHGYSEKALELFMEMEKNGPQPNETTFICILSSCAHGGLVLEGWWCFDRMVRFYNIEPKAEHFGCMMDLLGRAGLLRDSENLINNLQAKVSPALWGALISASRTQDSSKLGEFIGTKLIEMKPTEFSSYVLLSNIYATEGRWDDVEKVRKVMKEKVVEKDVGMSLV, from the coding sequence ATGCCTTCCCCGACACTGGGCCACTGGCGCCGCCGCTCACTGCGGGCGACTACCGCCCTGCTGCTTCGTCTCCGCGACGCCGCTGGGCCGACCACGCCGCGCCGCCTGCTCCTCCAATCCATGGCAGTGGTCCTCACCTCCGGGCTCTCCTTCTCCCACCCCGTGCTCGCCTCCCGCCTACTCAATTCCCTCCTCCCGCACGTCCCCGCCCGCCGCCTCCCGGCCCTCCTCCGCCTACTCCCACCCGACCACCTcacgctcctgctcctctcctccgccaagcACCACCACGCCCAGTCCCTCCCCGCCGCCTGCGCGCTACATGCCCTCGGTCTGTCCTATGGCCACCTCCCCTCTGACCTCCGCCTGGCCAACTCCCTCCTCTCGCTCTATCTCTCCCACGGCTCCACAGCCTCCGCGCGCCGCCTCCTCGCCGACATCCCCCGCCCCGACACCGTGACCTGGAACACCCTCCTCCGCTCCTTTCTCCGCATGGGCCTCctgccggcggcgcggcgcctgTTCGACGAAATGCCGGAGCGGGATCTCGTCACGTATAATTCAATGTTATCTGGGTACGCGGCGGAGGGGGATATCGCCAACGCCAGGGAGCTGTTTGATGGAATGCCCGAGAGGGACGTGGTCACATGGAACTCAATGCTTGCTGGGTATGCTCAGCGTGGGGACATGGAGAGCGCCAAGAGGCTGTTTGATGTAATGCCTGTGAGGGATGTTGTGTCTTGGAACTCGATGCTGGATGGCTACGCCCAGACTGGGGACATTGAGATGACAAGAATGGTTTTTGATGGCATGCCAAGAAGGAGCACGGTGTCATGGAATGTTGTTCTTGCGCTATACGCAAAGGTGAAGGACTGGCATGAGTGTTTGAATCTGTTTGATGCAATGATGGCTGTGGGGGGAAGCAAACCAAATGAGAAGACATTTGTCAGCGTTTTGACAGCCTGTGGGCACCTGGGTGATCTTGAGAGGGGAAGGTGGGTGCATCACTTGGTTCATGAGAGTTGGGAGAGACTTCTTCCTGACGTACTACTTCTTACTGCTATGATGACAATGTATGCCAAGTGTGGGGTGATGGGGACAGCAAAGGAGATATTTGATTTGATGACCGAAAGGAGTGTTGCATCCTGGAACTCAATGATCATCGGCTATGGATTGCATGGGTACAGTGAGAAGGCCCTTGAGTTGTTCATGGAGATGGAGAAGAATGGGCCTCAGCCAAATGAGACGACATTCATCTGCATCTTGAGCTCCTGTGCCCATGGAGGCTTGGTGCTTGAAGGCTGGTGGTGTTTTGATAGGATGGTCAGGTTCTACAATATTGAGCCCAAGGCTGAGCACTTTGGCTGTATGATGGACCTCCTTGGTCGTGCTGGACTGCTCAGAGACTCAGAGAATCTCATCAATAATTTGCAGGCAAAGGTGTCACCTGCATTATGGGGTGCACTAATATCAGCCTCTCGAACTCAGGACAGCTCCAAACTTGGAGAGTTTATTGGAACTAAACTGATCGAAATGAAGCCAACAGAGTTCAGCTCCTACGTGCTTCTGTCAAACATTTATGCCACGGAAGGAAGATGGGATGATGTCGAAAAAGTAAGGAAGGTGATGAAGGAGAAGGTAGTGGAGAAAGATGTGGGGATGAGCCTTGTATGA